The Rana temporaria chromosome 4, aRanTem1.1, whole genome shotgun sequence genome contains a region encoding:
- the HTR1B gene encoding 5-hydroxytryptamine receptor 1B, with translation MMEPQSQCQPTADELNVSQSNYSYEGTRCIADLDGQGQDFELSFWSVVLTIILGVITLATLLSNAFVIATVYQTRKLHTPANYLIASLAFTDLLVSILVLPISTLYTVIGKWSLGQVICDMWLSSDITCCTASILHLCVIALDRYWAITDAVEYTKKRTPKRAVIMIALVWVFSISISMPPLFWRQSKVEELTKCAVNTDHVLYTVYSTVGAFYVPTLLLIALYGRIYVEARSRILKQSPKSTGKRLTRAHLITDSPGSSSVSSTNSRAPELSSDTGSPVYLNQVKVKVSDALLEKKKIMAAREKKATKTLGIILGAYIVCWLPFFIISLVLPICQEACWFHPAIFDFFNWLGYLNSLINPIIYTMSNEDFKQAFHKLIHRLSCCS, from the coding sequence ATGATGGAGCCGCAAAGCCAATGCCAACCGACCGCTGACGAACTGAATGTCTCTCAAAGCAATTACTCCTACGAAGGCACGCGTTGCATTGCCGATCTGGACGGGCAAGGGCAGGACTTTGAGCTGTCCTTCTGGAGCGTTGTCCTCACCATCATTTTGGGTGTCATCACCCTTGCCACTCTGCTGTCCAATGCATTTGTAATCGCAACAGTCTATCAGACCAGAAAACTGCACACGCCTGCCAACTATCTCATAGCTTCATTGGCATTCACTGACCTTTTAGTGTCTATTCTTGTGTTGCCAATCAGCACCTTGTATACTGTCATTGGCAAGTGGAGTTTGGGGCAGGTGATCTGTGATATGTGGTTATCCTCTGATATCACTTGTTGCACTGCATCCATTCTCCATTTATGTGTGATAGCCTTGGATAGATACTGGGCAATCACTGATGCGGTTGAATACACCAAGAAAAGGACTCCGAAAAGGGCAGTGATAATGATAGCTCTTGTGTGGGTCTTCTCCATATCGATCTCTATGCCCCCACTTTTTTGGCGTCAATCAAAAGTGGAAGAGCTCACCAAGTGTGCTGTGAATACAGATCACGTTTTGTATACGGTGTACTCTACAGTTGGGGCATTTTATGTCCCGACATTACTTCTAatagccctttatgggagaattTATGTAGAAGCCAGGTCTAGAATCCTGAAACAATCTCCAAAGAGCACAGGCAAAAGATTGACAAGGGCTCATCTAATCACTGACTCTCCTGGATCTTCTTCTGTCTCCTCCACCAACTCAAGGGCTCCAGAACTGTCCAGTGACACAGGTTCTCCTGTATACCTGAATCAAGTGAAAGTTAAAGTGTCAGATGCTCTACTAGAGAAGAAGAAGATCATGGCTGCCAGGGAGAAGAAGGCTACCAAGACCTTGGGAATTATACTTGGAGCTTACATCGTGTGTTGGTTACCGTTTTTCATCATCTCACTGGTTCTGCCCATCTGCCAAGAAGCTTGCTGGTTTCACCCTGCTATATTTGACTTTTTCAATTGGCTTGGATACCTTAACTCTTTAATAAACCCTATTATCTATACAATGTCAAATGAAGACTTTAAGCAAGCTTTTCACAAACTGATACATCGTCTTAGCTGCTGTTCATGA